A window from Zingiber officinale cultivar Zhangliang chromosome 7A, Zo_v1.1, whole genome shotgun sequence encodes these proteins:
- the LOC122000211 gene encoding auxin-responsive protein SAUR32-like isoform X1 produces MQRETAPAKGTVTVKVGEEQRRFAVPVKHLSHPLFAELLEKAAAEYGFHHSGAVVIPCTVEHFCHVRHEIERDLAALRRHHHHHHHHSQFIVPIWK; encoded by the coding sequence ATGCAGAGGGAAACGGCTCCGGCGAAGGGCACGGTGACGGTGAAGGTGGGGGAGGAGCAGCGCCGGTTCGCGGTGCCGGTGAAGCACCTGAGCCACCCTTTGTTCGCGGAGCTCCTGGAGAAGGCCGCGGCCGAGTACGGCTTCCACCACTCCGGAGCCGTCGTCATCCCCTGCACCGTCGAACACTTCTGCCATGTCCGCCACGAGATCGAGCGAGACCTCGCCGCACTCCGTCGCCACcaccatcaccaccaccaccactccCAGTTCATTGTGCCCATTTGGAAGTAA
- the LOC122000211 gene encoding auxin-responsive protein SAUR32-like isoform X2, translating into MQRETAPAKGTVTVKVGEELLEKAAAEYGFHHSGAVVIPCTVEHFCHVRHEIERDLAALRRHHHHHHHHSQFIVPIWK; encoded by the exons ATGCAGAGGGAAACGGCTCCGGCGAAGGGCACGGTGACGGTGAAGGTGGGGGA GGAGCTCCTGGAGAAGGCCGCGGCCGAGTACGGCTTCCACCACTCCGGAGCCGTCGTCATCCCCTGCACCGTCGAACACTTCTGCCATGTCCGCCACGAGATCGAGCGAGACCTCGCCGCACTCCGTCGCCACcaccatcaccaccaccaccactccCAGTTCATTGTGCCCATTTGGAAGTAA